In Longimicrobiaceae bacterium, the DNA window GCCGCAGCCACGGGTCCTCCGGCCACCGGCGGAGCGCCCCCTCGTAGCGCGTCTCCGCGGCGGGGACATCCCCCGCCCAGTAGAGCGTCTGCGCCAGCATCCTCGCCGCGTTCGCGTCCTCCGGGTGCGCGGCGGCGTGGCGCCGCAGCAGCTCCGCGGCCCCGGCGAAGTCCCGCTCGTCACGCAGCCACGACGCTTCGGCCAGGGCGTCCGCGGGAGCGGGGGTCTGTCCGCGGGCCGCGGCGGGCGCCGTGAGGGCGACGACGAGCGCCACGAGGAGCGGGAGCGGAGCGCGGCCGGAGGGGCGCGCGCCACGCGGGGCGTGGTCCATGGACGGCACAGGGTGCGGCGGGTGGTGCACGGGGACCGTGCGGGGGCGGAGCCGGGGGATTCTCGCGGAATGACGACCCGGCCGGAGGCGGGGCCACGACCGCACGTCTGGATGGATGAGCATTCAGTCTAGTGGGCGCCGAGAACAAAGTCTATCCCCCGCGGCACGGAGGTTCCATCTTGCGCCCGTCTCCGAGCCCGAGCCACGCCTTCAGACCCCGACGATGCCAGACGACTCCGACCGACTTTCGCTGTTCGCCGTGACCGCGCCCGGGCTGGAGGAGCCGTGCGCGGCGGAGCTGCGGGGGATGGGGATCCAGGGCGTGGCGGAGCCGGGGGGTGTCGCGTGGGAGGGGCCGCCCGCGGAGCTGTACGACGCGAACCTGCGGCTGCGGACGGCGAGCCGCGTCCTGGTGCGCGTGGCGGAGTGGAAGGCGCGCACCTTCTTCGAGCTGGAGCGGCACGCGCGCAGGGTGCCGTGGGAGCGCTTCGTCCAGCGAGGCGGCAGGGTGCGGCTGCGCGTCACTTCGAAGAAGTCGAAGCTCTACCACGAGGGCGCCATCGCCGAACGGCTCCTGGACGCCGTGGGGCGGAGCGTCGGCGAGGTGGGCGCCGCGGAAGCGGTCCGCGGGAGCGAGGAGGACGACGAGGGCGCGGACGGGCAGCTCTTCGTGGTCCGCTTCGTGTACGACCGCTGCACGGTGAGCGCGGACGCCTCGGGCGCGCTCCTCCACCTGCGCGGCTATCGCCAGGCGGTCGCGAAGGCGCCGCTCCGGGAGACGCTGGCCGCGGCGATGCTGCTGGGGAGCGGGTGGGACGGCACGGCGCCGCTCCTGGACCCCATGTGCGGCTCCGGGACGGTGGCCATGGAAGGGGCGCTGCTGGCGCGGAGGATCGCCCCGGGGCTCGCCTCCGCGGACCGCTCCCCGCGGCGCTACGCTTTCCAGGAGTGGCCGGACTTCGACGCGCGCCTCTGGGAGGAGACGGTGGAGCGCGCCACGGAGGAGATCCTGCCGGCCTCGCCGGCGGTGATCCAGGCGTCGGATCGGGACGCGGGGGCGGTGGAGGCCGCCCGGGCGAACGCGGAGCGCGCCGGCGTCGCGGACGACCTCGCGCTGGACGTGCGGGCGCTCTCCGCGGTGGAGCCGCCGCCGGGGCCGGGGTGGCTGGTCAGCAATCCGCCCTATGGCGTCCGCGTCGGGGAGACGGAGGGGCTCCGGAACCTGTACGCCGCGCTGGGCCGATTCGCGCACCAGCGGCTCCCCGGCTGGACCCTCGCCCTGCTCTCGGCCGAGAAGCGGCTGGAGGCGCAGGTGCGCATCGGGTTCCGGGAGGCGCTGCGGACGAAGAACGGGGGGATCCCGGTGCGGCTGGTGGTGGGCCAGACGGAGCCATAGGCCGCCCCTTTCTAGTGCACGGCTCCCTCTGATGCACCAGAATTAGGCGGTTTGGTCCGCTCACTTGAGACTATTATCCAGCAGGCCAACGACTTACGGAATTGCGTGATCGGGTCCTCCAGTTGCTGTAGCGGCGGTGCCGTCATGGTTTCCGAGGGAGGGTCCTCCCTCATCACCCCCGTACCGTAGAGGGTCCCATGCACCGTAGCACCGCAGTGTTGCTCGGAGGAATGGTCGTGGCGCTCGCCGCCTGCTCGGACGACACTCCGAGCCCCGTCGTGCCGGAAGCGGTTCCGGCGCCCCAGCTCGCCTCCGGCCCCGGGGGAGCCGCGGTCCCGGACCAGTACATCGTCGTCCTCAAGGAGGGTGCATCACCCGCCGCGGCAGCGGCGGCGGTCGGCGCCACTCCGCGCTACGTGTACCGGGCCGCGCTCAACGGGTTCGCCGCGAAGTTGAACGCCGGCCAGCTCGCCGCGCTCCGGAACAACCCGCACGTGGCGTACGTCGAGCAGGACGAGGTGGTCACGCTCAGCGCCACCCAGAGCAACGCAACGTGGGGGCTGGACCGCATCGACCAGCGAGACCGTCCGCTCGACAGCTATTACACGTACAACGCGACTGGGGCAGGGGTGAACGTCTACATCCTCGACACCGGCATCCGCTACAGCCACACCGAGTTCGGCGGGCGTGCCGTCGCGGGGTACGACGCATACGGCGGCAACGCCAGCGACTGCAACGGGCACGGGACGCACGTGGCCGGCACCACCGGGGGTGCGACGTACGGCGTCGCGAAGAGTGTGAGGCTTGTCTCGGTGCGCGTCCTGGACTGCGCCGGGTCCGGCACCTGGAGCGGTGTGATCGCGGGGGTGGACTGGGTGACCGCCAACCACGTCAAACCGGCCGTGGCCAACATGAGCCTGGGCGGCGGCGCCAACAGCGCGGTGGACCAGGCGGTTCAGAACTCCATCAGCGCGGGGGTGACGTACGCCATCGCGGCGGGGAACAGCAACGGGGCGAACGCCTGCAACTACTCCCCGGCGCGTGTGGGGGCGGCGCTCACCGTAGGCGCGACGACCTCCTCCGACGCGAGAGCCTCGTACTCCAACATCGGGAGCTGCCTGGACCTGTTCGCACCGGGCTCCAGCATCACCTCGGCCTGGTACGGGAGCGACACCCAGATCCACACCATCAGCGGCACCTCGATGGCCTCGCCGCACGTGGCCGGAGTGGCCGCGCTCTACCTGCAGAACAACACGACGGCCTCGCCCGCGACGGTGGCCAACGCCATCACCAGCACGGCAACGACCGGCAAGGTGACGAGCGCCGGGACCGGCTCGCCGAACCTCCTGCTCTACTCGCTGCTCACCGCGCCGCCGGCTCCGCCCAGCGTCTACGTGCTCTGCGACTCCGGAAACAACCGCTGCGAAGCCTATGCATCCGGAGGGAGCGGCGGTGGGTACAGCTTTGTCTGGACCAATGCCGTCGAGCTATATGACGCGGGCGGGTACAGCTACGCCGATCCGTATTGTGATTCCTGGGCCACCGCGACCGTCACCGATAGCAGCGGAGGCCGGGCCAGCGCGTCGGACTACTACAGCTGTGGCACGGCCATACCCTGACATGCACAACGCCGGCGTCGCTGGCAATTCAACGCGCCGCAATTGGGCTCGTGGCTCGAAAGAACCGGATGAGCCGACGCGGGTTGTCCCTCCCGCTCCAGCCTAATCTTGGGCCGGGACACGGGTGGGAGAGAACTGAACTGAAGCAGCGGAGAACACCCATGAAGGTAAGCGGGGCCGGGCACTCCCGGCTCCGCTCTCCACCTCCAGATGTCGCGCCAGGTTAGGAGTATGCTTACTGCACCATCTTCGGATATGCCTATTTCGCCACTGCCCGGAGCGCGATTCACCCCCGCCGCTGAACCGAGGCCAGTACCCGCTGGATCAGCCCATCGAGCTGGGCGTTGTCGATCCAGCGGGCGACGACCACCAAGTCGTTCTCCGGGTCCACGTAGACCAGGTTGGTACCGTTCCCCAGGTGCGCGAAGGCAGACGCGGGGGCGCTGGGGAAGCGCTTCTGCTCCGTGTTCAGGAACCAGTTCATGAAGCCGTAGCCGGGCTCGACCGGGGTGGGAGTCAGCGCCATCCGCACCCATGCCTCCGAGAGCACCTGCCGGTTCCCCCACCGCCCCCGCCGCAGCGTCAGGTAGCCGAATCGCGCCATGTCCCGCGCGCTGATGAACATCCCCCCGCCCCAGTGCCCGCCCCCGCTCACGGACTGGATCGCGTGCCCGTCCAGCACCACCCAGGAGTTCTCGTACCCGTACCAGCGCCAGGTGCGCGACGCGCCGATGGGCTCCATCACCTCTTCGCGCAGCACCTCCGGCAGCGGACGGCGCCACACCTCCAGCGCCGCCAGGGCGAGCGCGTTCACCCGCACATCGTTGTACTCGTAGACCGTACCCGGCGCGTTGCGCGTCCGGGTCAGCCACTCGGCGGTGTTCTGCGACGGCCGGTCCGCCCAGTCCGGCTTCCCCCACAGCGTCCCCTCCCAGTCGCTGGTCTGGCGAAGGAGGTGGTTCCAGGTGATGGTGCGGTTGTGCGGGGACGAGAACGGGTCCAGGAAGGGGGAGCGCCCCACCCGGGAGGGGTCGCCGCTGCGGCGGTCCTCCTCCAGCGGGAGAACGGGGGCGGTGTACTCCGCCACGCGGTCGTCCACGCTACGAATGAGCCCGCGGTCCAGCGCCACGCCGACGACCGTGGAGAGGAAGCTCTTGGTGACGCTGAAGGTCATGTCCACGCGGTGCGGATCGCCCCACTCCGCCACGATGTAGCCGTTGCGGACGACGACCCCGGTGGGGTCGCCGCGCTCCCTGAACGGCCCCACCGCCTCCCCGAAGGGCTCCCGCCCGAACGACTGATAGTGCGCGAGCGCCAGGTTCCGCGGCGCCCTGCTCTCGTTGGCCAGGGCGAACTCCACCGCCTCCCGCAGCCTCGCCGAGTCCATCCCCACCTGCTGCGGCCGCCGCCGCTCCCACCGCTCCCCCGGCTCGGGGAAGTAGGTGCGCCCCTGCGCGGCGGGAGCGGCGCGCCCCCCCGCGGTGTCTGCCGGCGAGGCGAACGCGTGGACGGGAGCAGCCGGTGCGAGGAGAAGCGCTGCGGCGAGAACGAAACGGAAGTCGTGTCGCATGGAGATAGCGGTCTCGTTCAGGTTCCGTCGGGGGTGGGAGAGCGGAGGCGCCTGGCCCCCTCTCCCCCCGGTCCCCTCTCCCCCGCAAGCGGGAGAAAGGGGGAGCACGACAACAGCAGGACTTTCGGCGCACAGAGCCGCGTGAGGGATGCGAGCCCGAAGGGGCGAGACCCCGCGGCTGTTTGCGGGGGCTCGCCGCCGTTGAGCACGGTCGTCTCGTGCTCTACGGCGCCGCAGCCCGACCCCCGCAGGGGGTCACGCCCAAACCCGGCCGTTCAACGCAGGCTCAACGGCCACCCGTCAGCTCGGCGACCAGACGCTGCGCCCGGTACACGTCGCGCAACGCTTCCAGCATCCCCGCCGAGTGCACGGAGATGGTCCGGTTCTGGGTGTCGTCGAAGATGAAGTTGCCCGGCAGCGACTGCAGGTTGCCGTCGAACGCCAGCCCCACCACCTCCGCGTTCCGGTTCACCACCGGCGACCCGGAGTTGCCGCCGATGATGTCGTTGGTGGACACGAAGTTGAACGGCACGTTCAGGTCCAGCCCACGGGGCGGCCCCTCCCAGCGGGACGGGAGGTCGAAGTCGCCCTCCTGGTTGAACGCGAGCGCGCGGTCGTAGAGGCCGTAGTACGTGGTCTGGTGCGGGTGCAGCCGGCCGTCCGCCTCGTACCCCTTCACGACGCCGTCCGCCAGGCGGAGGGTGAAGGTGGCGTCCGGCGGGACGTCGGTGCCGAACACGTCGAAGAAGGCCTGCCCCAGGTCCGCGCGGCGCAGCGACTCGCGGGCGGTGATGGCTTGGAGCGCCTGCTGCCGGGCCACCAGGAGCGGGAGCACCTCGCGAGCGGTCCGCAGCACCGGGTCGGGGCTGGACGCGGACGCGCCCTGCTCCAGGAGCCGGCGGCGGGCGGCCGTGTCGGCCAGGGTGTAGCCGGCGACGATCTCCCGGGCGGCCACCTCCGGGGTGCGCCCGGCGAGCACTGCGCGGAGGATCTCGTCGTCGCGCGGGACGTTCTCCTGCGCCACGTGGAGGAGCTGCGTCAGGCGAAGCACCTGCTCCTCGGCGGGCGCGGGGTCGTGCGCCAGGGCGGCGGCACGGAAGCGGGCGTTCTCCGGGTTCTCCAGCGCGCGGGCGAGCGCGAGCGCCTGGCCCAGCGCCCCGGAGTTCAGGTAGGCGTTGTAGAGCAGCCCCGGCGCGAGCCGACGCTTCGCCGCCTGCAGCGCGGCCAGGGAATCCCACGCCGGGCCGTAGCGCTCGCGGAGCCGGGCGTCGCGCTGCACCGCGGCCCGGAAGTCACGCTCGAAGGCCACCTTGCGGCCGAAGAGCGCCGGGTCGAGCGCGCCCTCGCGCCGGCCGGTGATGGCCTTGATGCTGTTCTCGATGGAGAAGAACTCGTCGCGCAGCTCCAGCCCGCGCTCGGGGAGGCGCCGCATCACCTCGCGGATGGCGTCGCGCTGCGCGCGGAACACCGCGAGCTGCGCCACCTGCTGCACGTCGCGCAGGTACTCGAGCTGCGCCACCGTGAACTGGCGCTGGGTGGAGGCCGGGTTGCCGACCACGAACACCGGGTCGCCCTCGCGGGCGCCGGCGGCGCTCCAGCGCAGGTGGCCGGCGGGGCGCAGGGGGCGCCCGTCGTCGCCGTACACCCGGTACAGCGCCATGTCCAGGTTGAAGCGGGGATAGTTGAAGTTGTCGGGGTCGCCGCCGAAGAAGGCGATCTTCTGCTCGGGGGCGAACACCAGCCGCACGTCGTCGTAGCGGCGGTAGGTGTACCGCGAGTAACGGCCCCCGTTGTAGAACTCCACCACCTGGTAGCGGGTCCGGCCGTCCGGCTCGGCCGCCTCCAGCTCGCGGATCACCTCGGCGCGCCGCGCCACCCGCTCCTGCTCGGTCCCGGCACCCTCCAGCGCGCCGCGCACCCGCGCGGTCACGTCCTCGATGGCGACTAGCTGCTCCACGAACAGGTCGGGGACGCGCCGCTCCTCGGCCAGCGTCCGGGCGTGGAAGCCGTGGGTGAGCAGGTCTTCGCCCGGGCGCTGCGCCGGGTCGAAGGTGGGGACGGCGCAGTGGTGGTTGGTGAGCACCAGCCCCTGCGGCGAAACGAACGAGGCGGAGCACCAGGTGGCGAAGCGGAGCGCGGACTGGCGGACGTTGTCGAGCCACGCCTGCGTGGGGCGGAAGCCGTAGGTTCGCTCCAGGTAGTCGAGCGGCGGGAAGTCGAAGGTCCACATCCGCCCGGTGTCGAAGGGGCGGGCGCGGAAGGTGTCGAACTGCGCCAGCGGGTCGGCCGCAGCTACGGCGGCGGGGACCGGCGCGGACGGGAGCGTCGCCGGGGGCGCGGCCGCGGGGGCGGTGGCGCATGCGGCCAGCCCGGCGAGCAGGAGCGCCGGAAGTGAACGGGATTTGAGCATGGCTGCCGTTGTGCTGTGGTGCAGGGATCGGAGACGTCCGGCGCCGCCGGGGGAGTCCCGGGGCGCACGGTTCCAGGCTAGCACGCTCCGGCATACCGGGTGCCACCGGAGAAAGTGCGGTTTCCGCCACGCCGCGGCGGGCGGGCGTGGTGGCGGCTTACAGGCGTGCAACTTGCCTCGGTGCCCCGGGTTCCGAAAGGGTACACCTGGACGAGGAGGACGAGCATGGCACGCTATGGATGGGACTACCAGGGCGAGATGCGGGGCGGCTACGACGCGGGGTACCGTGGCCGCGGCGGGGGATGGACCGGCGGCCGGGCGCGCGAGCGGGGCTACGACCCGGGCTACCAGGGCGGCGGGTGGGGGATGGAAGGGCTGTTCAACACCATCACCGGCGGGCGCGGGGAGCGCGGGTACGACCGCAGTCCGTCGCCGTATGGCAGGAGCTTCGGACGCAGCCGCTTCGGAAGCGGGTACGGCGGCTCCGAGCGCGGGGAGGGGTGGGGACGATACGGCGCGGACTACGGCCGCCCGGGCGGGCTGTTCGACCGGGGGTATGGGGGAGGGTACGGCGGCGGAAGGGGCTACGACCGCTGGTTCCGGAGCCGCGGGACGGGCCGCGACCGCTACGACCGAGGCTGGTTCTGAGCGTCTCCCGCAGCAGGGAGCGTCGTCGGGCCGGGATTTGGAGGCGATCCCGGCCCGACGATCGTCCGGGACTTGCTCACAACCCAGCGATAGGTTATCGTCGGTGCCGACGGTTCATCGGGAGAGCGGATTCTCCGTGCGGATCTACACCCGCGACCACGACCCGCCGCACGTGCACGTGTTCAGGAATCGCGATGTGGTGAAGATCACCCTCGGCGACGAGGACACTGCTTCCGAGGTGCTGGAGGTCAGGGGGATGCGCGACCCGGACGTGATCCGCGCGGTGCGGATCGTGGAAGCGAACTGGCGGGACTTCCTCGAAAGGTGGGACGGGATCCATGCCCAGGACACCACGCACTGAGGCGGAGATCCGCTCCGCGATCCCGGGGGCGCGCACCCGCGCGACGCACGCCGACGCGGCGGAGCCGCGCGCCACGGGCGCCTGCTACGACGCCGTGAACGGGCGAATCGTGGTGGAGCTTGCGGGCGGCTTCGTGTTCGGCTTCCCGCCGAGCGTGTCGGCGCGGCTCGCCGACGCGGCGCCGGACCAGCTCGCCGCCGTGGAGGTGGAAGGGAACGGGGAGGGGCTGCACTGGGAGGAGCTGGACGAGGACCTGTCCGTGCCGGGGCTCCTCGCGGCCAGCTTCAACCTGCGCCGGTGGGCCGCAAAGCACATGGGAGGCGCCACCAGCGAGGCCAAGGCCGCCGCCGCGCGCGAGAACGGGAGAAGGGGGGGGCGCCCGCGCAAGGAGGGGAGCGTACGGGCGGTGGCGGAGGGCCGGCGCACGTACCCGGAGCCTCCCGCGGAAGGAGGCCCGGGAAGCGGAGAGACGGAGCACGGCGGCGGGGGCCGGGAGTAGATCCCCCCGCCCCGCCGCGCTACACCACCCCCTGGAGGGTCGCCTGCAGTGCGCTCCGCGCCCGCAGCACCCGCATCTTCAGGGCGCTCACGGAAGCGTTCAGCATCGGCGCCATCTCGTCGTAGGAGCGGCCGTCCACGTGGCGGAGGAGGAACGCCTCGCGCTGGTGCTCGGGGAGCGCGGCGAGTGCCCCCTCGAGTGCTTCCCGCAGCTCTGCCCGGTCGGTCCGCAGCGCCGGGCCGTCGGAGTCGGGCGCCGCGGCGGTGTGCTCCTCCAGGGGCACGACCGTGCGGCGGCGCCGCTTGAGCTGGTCGCGGCACCGGTTCACCACGATCCGGTACAGCCACGCGCCGAAGCGCGACGGGTCGCGGCAGCTCTCCAGGTGCGTGTACGCCTTCACGAAGCTGTCCTGCACCACGTCGCTCGCCAGGTCGGCGTCGCGCAGCATCCCCCGCGCATAGCGGTGGAGCACGGCCTGGTACCGCTCCACCAGCACGGCGTAGCAGCCGGTCTCGCCGGAGAGGACCCGCACCACCACGTGCGCGTCGCTCTCCGCCTCACGCCCTGCCGGGGAGCCCCGCGGCTGGTCCGGCTGTGCCGAGCCGCTCATCCGCCCGAGCCCAGGAACGGGGAAGCAGGCGCGGCGAGGTGCATAACGCAGGAAGGCAGCACGGCGAGCGGGGGCACGGTCATCGATCGTAGGGGTCGGGTCGGCGAGGGCGGTCCGGGCGTGCGGCGGGGACGTCCGCGTCCCCCGGATGGAACGCGCGAGCCCGCCGGTTTCTGACACGGGGGGCGACGGCCAGGTGCGTCGATCGCGTCCGGGGGTCCGGCGGGGGCGGCCTGTACGGGGCGGAAACGAGGAGAGCAGCGGTACGGCTCGTTGGTGGAGGAGGTGGAGGCGAGGCGGGGGACGGCGGTGGACGAGCGCGCCTCCGTACAGGGCCCGGTGTCGGCAGGGAAACATTCGTACCACGGCCGCGGCGGCGCCCCAGCTGCTCGCAAGCCACAACCATGCAGCGGCTTGCGGCGGGTCGGCGCTACTGCTCCATCGGGAGCGGGGTGTATCCGTACGAAGCACCTGCTCCGCTGGGATACAGCCTCGCGGCCCGGATCTTCCACTCCGCGGCGCGCGAGACCCGCACCCGGAGCACCGATGAGGGAGATGCACACCGATCCCGCGGAGGCGATCCTGGCCGCCTTCGAAGCGTACCTCGCCGCCTTCGGCGAGGTGACGCGTCGCGCCCCCGGGCGCTTTCTCCGCCGGGAGTGGCGCGCCGCGCAGGAGGAGGCGGCCGAGCGGCTCACGCTCTACCCGCGCGAGGTGGACCGGGCCGTGGCCGAGCTGCGCGGCCGGATCCCGCCGCCGCCGCCCGACGCGGCGGCAGACGCGGAGTGGAAGGAGCGCTACGCGGAGCGGGTGCGTGGCCGCGCGAACTCGGAGCTGGCGGCCACCTTCTTCAACTCGGTGGTGCGGCGGGTGCTGGGGACGAGCGGCGTGGACCGGCGCACCGAGTTCACCGCAGACTGCCCGGAGTGGCCCCTCCCCGACGCGCCGCCGCTGCACGCCACCCTTCCCGCCGACGCGGTGGACGCGGCCTGCTTCGAGCGTATCTTCCGCGCGACGGAGCTGGCGGACGCCTTCGCAGACCCGTCCGGGGACGCGGCGCTCTGCGCGCGCGAGGCCCGCCTCCAGCTCGGGGAGGACGCGAAGCGGGTCGCAGCCGCCGAGGTCCTCCCCTTCCTCTTCTACCGCAACAAGGGCGCGTACGTGGTCGGGCGGCTGCGGCTGACGAGCGGGGAGGTGCGCCCGCTCGTCGTCCCGCTCGCGCACCCGGCGGAGGGGGTGAGGCCGGACGCGGTGCTCACCTCACCGGACGAGGTGAGCGTGGTGTTCAGCTTCGCGCGCTCGTACTTCCATGCCGACACCGGGCGGGCCCGGGAAACGGTCGAGTTCCTCCGCACCCTGATGCCGGCCAAGGCGGTCAACGAGCTGTACAGCAGCCTCGGCCACAACCGGCACGGGAAGACGGAGCTGTACCGGGAGCTGGTGCGGCAGCTCGCGCAGCCGGACGCCCGGTTCGAGCCGGCGGAAGGGGTGCCGGGGCTGGTGATGCTGGTCTTCACCCTTCCCGCGTACAACGTGGTCTTCAAGGTGATGCGCGACACCTTCGCGGCGCCCAAGACCGTGACGCGCGAGCACGTGAAGGACCGCTACCGCCTGGTCTTCGCCCACGACCGGGTGGGGCGGCTGGCGGACGCGCAGGAGTTCGAGGGGCTGGAGTTCCCGCGGGAGAAGTTCGCGCCGGAGCTGCTGGAAGAGCTGGTGGCGCAGGCGGGGGAGAGCGTGCGGGTGACCGACGGGTGCGTGGTGATCGACCACCTGTACACGGAGCGGCGGCTGCGCCCGCTGGACCTGTACCTGCGCGAGGCGGACGAGCCGGCGGCGCGGGCCGCGGTGACCGACTACGGGAGCGCCATCAAGGACCTGGCCTGCGCCAACGTGTTCCCCGGCGACCTGCTCCTCAAGAACTTCGGCGTGTCACGCCACGGGCGGGTGATCTTCTACGACTACGACGAGCTCTCGCTGCTGACCGAGGTCCGCTTCCGCTCGCTCCCGGTGGCGCGGAACGAGGAGGACGAGATGAGCGCCGAGCCCTGGTTCTCCGTGGAGGAGGGAGACGTCTTCCCGGAGGAGTTCCTCCCCTTCCTGGTCCCCGCAGGGCCGCTGCGGGAGATCTTCCTGGAGGAGCACGGGGACCTTCTGACGGCGGGGTTCTGGCGGGAGATGCAGCGGCGGCAGGAGGCGGGCGACATCCCGGACTTCTACCCCTACCCGCAGGAGCGGCGGCTCCACGCCGGGAGCGGGTGAGCCGCCCCCGCTCCGCTCCCTACTCCTCGATCCGGACGTCCACGTAGTCCGGGAACGGCTGGATCCCCTCCAGCTCGTGCTCCAGCAGGATCAGCCCGTCCGTCTCGGACACCTCGCGGAAGCCGCCGAACTTGTAGGTCACGTACATCATCCGGTTGCGCCCGTTGTGCCTGAACTCGGCGCGGAACTTCACCCCGGCGTCGCGGGCCAGCATCATCACGTGGTTCATCAGGATCGTCCCCACCCCGCGCGACATCACCCGGCACGACATCAGGAGCAGCTTCAGCGTCCACGCCTCGGCGCCCTTCTCCACCAGCGCCAGGCCGATCTTGCCGTAGGTGCCGTAGCGGTCCTCCAGGGAGGCGACGAGCAGCAGGTGGTCCGGCGACCGCCGCAGCGCGTTCAGCTCCTCGTACGAGTAGGTGTAGCCCGTGGTGTTGAGCTGGTTGGTGCGGACGGTCAGCTCCTCGGCGCGCTGCAGGTCCTCCTCGCCGCAGCGGGCGAGGGTGAAGCGCATCCCCAGCGTGGCGAGGAACTCGTCGGTGGGCCCCACGTAGTCCGCCTCCGCCCGGTTCCGCGCGATGTCCGCCATGTACATGCGCCGGCGGGTGCGCGAATCGTCGGTGATGAACTCCGGGTTCATCTCCGGCAGCTCCAGGAGGCCGTCCAGCTCCGCCGTGTCGATGCAGAGCACCTCCGGGTGCGTGTGGGCCACCTCCTCGCGCTCGAAGGGCTGGTCGTCCACGAAGGCGATTGCGTCGATCCCGATGTTGATCGACCTGCGGATCTGCTCGATGGAGCTGGCCTTGGAGTTCCAGTTGACCTGCGGATACAGGAAGAACTCGTCCAGCCCCAGCTCGCGCAGCTTCGCCATGGCCGTGTCGTGGTCGTTCTTGCTCGCCACGGACTGCAGGATCCCGCGCTCGTCCAGGGCCCGGATGATTCCCGGCACCTGCGGCTTGAGGACGACCGTGGGGTCCTCCAGCAGCACCCCGTCCCAGACGGTGTTGTCCAGGTCCCAGACGACCACCTTGATCTTTCTCGTCTTGCGTCCGTCCCCGGACGGCGGCGCCGTGGCGGCCTCCGCGCCCGCGGGGAGGGTGGCCGTCGGCGTCTCGGTCTCGCTCATGGTGCTGCTCACGAAGGTTTCGGTGCGTGGTGTGGTCGGTCAGGCGTTCGACGCGTCGAACCGGCGGTATTCGTTCTGCGCGATGGTGACCTGCTGGATCTGCGTGCTCCCCTCGATGATCTCCATCACCCGGGAGTCGCGGAGGTAGCGCTCCACGGGATACGCCTCGCTGCACCCGTTGGCGCCGTGGACCTGCACCGCGGCGAGCGCCGCCCGGGTCGCGGCAGTGGACGCGAAGTACTTGGCGGCGAAGATCTCCTCCACGGCGGTAGGGTCGCCCGCGTCGCGCAGCTCCGCCGCGTGCCGGCAGAGGAGGCGGGCGGCGCGCAGCTCCGTCGCCATGTCCGTGATCATCCGCTGTACGAGCTGGTGCTCGCGGATGGGGCCGCCGAACTGCTCGCGCACGCTGGCGTAGGCGAGCGAGGCGTCCAGGCACGCCTGGACGATCCCCACGCACCCGGCGGCGACGCTCAGGCGCCCCACCTCCAGGACCGAGAGCGCCACTCCGATCCCGAAGCCGGGGCCGCCGATGCGGTTCTCCTTCGGCACGAAGGCGCCGTCGAGGTGCAGCTCCGCCAGCATGGAGGCGCGCGTCCCCGTGATCCCCCGTAGCGGCTGCACGTCCAGGCCGGGCGTGTCCCGCTCCAGCAGGAACGCCACCGGCTTCCCCTCCGCCTTCGCGAACACCAGGAAGAGCCCGGCGAGCTGTCCGTAGGTGGTCCACTTCTTCCGCCCGTGCAGGCGGTAGCCGCCGTCCTCCGCGACCGCCTCCGTCTCGATGGCGGCGGCGTCGCTGCCGGCCCCCGGCTCGCTGAGCCCGAAAGCGCCGATGGTCTCGCCGCGCGCCAGCGGCCGCAGCCAGCGCTCCTTCTGCGCGCGGCTCCCCCAGCGAAGCACGGCGTAGACCGCCATGCTGTGCACGGTGAGCAGCGAGCGGATGGACGAGCACCCGCGGCCCAGCTCCTCGTTCAGCACCGTGAAGGTGGCCCAGTCCGCCCCCGCCCCGC includes these proteins:
- a CDS encoding RNA polymerase sigma factor codes for the protein MSGSAQPDQPRGSPAGREAESDAHVVVRVLSGETGCYAVLVERYQAVLHRYARGMLRDADLASDVVQDSFVKAYTHLESCRDPSRFGAWLYRIVVNRCRDQLKRRRRTVVPLEEHTAAAPDSDGPALRTDRAELREALEGALAALPEHQREAFLLRHVDGRSYDEMAPMLNASVSALKMRVLRARSALQATLQGVV
- the aceK gene encoding bifunctional isocitrate dehydrogenase kinase/phosphatase codes for the protein MREMHTDPAEAILAAFEAYLAAFGEVTRRAPGRFLRREWRAAQEEAAERLTLYPREVDRAVAELRGRIPPPPPDAAADAEWKERYAERVRGRANSELAATFFNSVVRRVLGTSGVDRRTEFTADCPEWPLPDAPPLHATLPADAVDAACFERIFRATELADAFADPSGDAALCAREARLQLGEDAKRVAAAEVLPFLFYRNKGAYVVGRLRLTSGEVRPLVVPLAHPAEGVRPDAVLTSPDEVSVVFSFARSYFHADTGRARETVEFLRTLMPAKAVNELYSSLGHNRHGKTELYRELVRQLAQPDARFEPAEGVPGLVMLVFTLPAYNVVFKVMRDTFAAPKTVTREHVKDRYRLVFAHDRVGRLADAQEFEGLEFPREKFAPELLEELVAQAGESVRVTDGCVVIDHLYTERRLRPLDLYLREADEPAARAAVTDYGSAIKDLACANVFPGDLLLKNFGVSRHGRVIFYDYDELSLLTEVRFRSLPVARNEEDEMSAEPWFSVEEGDVFPEEFLPFLVPAGPLREIFLEEHGDLLTAGFWREMQRRQEAGDIPDFYPYPQERRLHAGSG
- a CDS encoding HAD-IIIC family phosphatase, which gives rise to MSETETPTATLPAGAEAATAPPSGDGRKTRKIKVVVWDLDNTVWDGVLLEDPTVVLKPQVPGIIRALDERGILQSVASKNDHDTAMAKLRELGLDEFFLYPQVNWNSKASSIEQIRRSINIGIDAIAFVDDQPFEREEVAHTHPEVLCIDTAELDGLLELPEMNPEFITDDSRTRRRMYMADIARNRAEADYVGPTDEFLATLGMRFTLARCGEEDLQRAEELTVRTNQLNTTGYTYSYEELNALRRSPDHLLLVASLEDRYGTYGKIGLALVEKGAEAWTLKLLLMSCRVMSRGVGTILMNHVMMLARDAGVKFRAEFRHNGRNRMMYVTYKFGGFREVSETDGLILLEHELEGIQPFPDYVDVRIEE
- a CDS encoding acyl-CoA dehydrogenase family protein; translation: MSAPAGASEVVTPAGPHDGGAWDRLGIRAWVEREIVPFAGEWDRAGTTPPETVRAMAEAGYLGALVPAEQGGAGADWATFTVLNEELGRGCSSIRSLLTVHSMAVYAVLRWGSRAQKERWLRPLARGETIGAFGLSEPGAGSDAAAIETEAVAEDGGYRLHGRKKWTTYGQLAGLFLVFAKAEGKPVAFLLERDTPGLDVQPLRGITGTRASMLAELHLDGAFVPKENRIGGPGFGIGVALSVLEVGRLSVAAGCVGIVQACLDASLAYASVREQFGGPIREHQLVQRMITDMATELRAARLLCRHAAELRDAGDPTAVEEIFAAKYFASTAATRAALAAVQVHGANGCSEAYPVERYLRDSRVMEIIEGSTQIQQVTIAQNEYRRFDASNA